In Dolichospermum flos-aquae CCAP 1403/13F, the following proteins share a genomic window:
- a CDS encoding TIR domain-containing protein: MKYDVFISHASDDKEEVVLPLANFLKEHGLNVWVDVLVLQLGDSLRRNIERGLKESRFGVIILSPNFFSRPWTQRELDVLVSREDDNDKVILPILHNISLQEVRDRVPLLADKLAVSTNQGLEYVASQIINVITNDAQRENSGTFKSIVVGISGPSCSGKTWLAQKISRVRQDKVTVFDLDSYYKDISFVSSLEHRHDNPNSINYDQAIAHLAVLKNGREVSIPTYDFETHQVNGEKVCKPNSLIIVEGIFVFYNEWLKEQLDLKVWVSSPDDICLDRRISRDGLERGRTTEEVLTRYKKDVRTGYQKYISPLQIHADVVFQNTGSNYDEQPKIIDMIVGYVNMKFRFDKKV; this comes from the coding sequence ATGAAGTACGACGTTTTCATATCACACGCAAGTGACGACAAAGAAGAGGTAGTATTACCTCTTGCAAATTTTTTGAAAGAACATGGTTTAAATGTATGGGTTGATGTACTCGTTCTGCAATTAGGGGATAGCTTACGTAGGAATATTGAGAGAGGCTTGAAAGAATCGAGATTTGGAGTAATTATTCTTAGCCCCAACTTCTTTTCCAGACCTTGGACTCAACGAGAGCTAGATGTACTAGTTTCTCGTGAAGATGATAATGATAAAGTTATCTTACCAATACTACATAACATTTCTCTCCAAGAAGTCCGAGATAGAGTCCCTTTATTAGCTGATAAACTTGCTGTTTCTACTAACCAAGGGCTTGAGTATGTTGCATCCCAAATCATAAATGTTATTACCAACGATGCACAAAGAGAAAACTCTGGGACTTTCAAAAGCATCGTGGTTGGAATTTCAGGTCCAAGCTGTTCTGGAAAAACTTGGTTGGCTCAGAAAATAAGTAGAGTAAGACAAGATAAAGTCACAGTATTTGATCTTGATAGTTATTACAAAGATATCTCTTTTGTTTCATCTTTAGAGCATAGACATGATAATCCAAATTCAATAAACTACGATCAAGCTATAGCTCATCTCGCTGTACTAAAAAATGGACGAGAGGTTAGCATCCCAACTTATGATTTTGAAACACATCAAGTAAATGGTGAAAAAGTATGTAAACCAAATTCTTTGATTATTGTTGAAGGTATCTTTGTCTTCTACAATGAATGGTTAAAGGAACAATTAGACCTTAAAGTTTGGGTCAGCAGCCCTGATGATATCTGTTTAGATCGAAGAATCAGTAGAGATGGACTAGAAAGGGGAAGAACTACGGAGGAAGTATTAACTCGCTACAAGAAGGACGTGCGGACTGGATACCAAAAATACATTAGTCCATTACAAATTCATGCAGACGTAGTTTTTCAAAATACTGGAAGTAATTATGATGAGCAACCAAAGATCATTGATATGATTGTTGGTTATGTTAATATGAAGTTCCGCTTTGACAAAAAAGTATAA
- the gltX gene encoding glutamate--tRNA ligase, producing MTVRVRIAPSPTGNLHIGTARTAVFNYLFARHHDGKFILRIEDTDLERSRPEYTDNILAGLRWLGLNWDEGPFFQSQRLHLYKEAVQKLLDQGLAYRCYTTSEELDALREGQKARGEAPRYDNRHRHLTPEQRAEFEAQGRSSVIRFQIADSREIVWNDLVRGKMSWRGSDLGGDMVIARAASDGTGQPLYNFVVVVDDIDMQISHVIRGEDHIANTAKQILLYEALGAKIPEFAHTPLILNQEGRKLSKRDGVTSICDFQEMGFTAEGLVNYMTLLGWSPADSTQEIFDLESAAKDFGFERVNKAGAKFDWDKLDWLNSQYLHNMPIERLTDLLIPYWEKAGCQFTGGRERTWLEQLVALIAASLTRLVDAVEMTKVFFTDGVELTEEGSQQLQQEGVKTVLQAIITALESQPELSADIAQSIIKQVVKSENVKKGLVMRSLRAALTGDVHGPDLIQSWLLLNQIGLDKARLNQAISSKP from the coding sequence GTGACCGTCAGAGTCCGCATAGCTCCGAGTCCTACGGGAAATTTACATATTGGTACAGCGAGAACGGCTGTATTTAATTATTTGTTTGCTCGTCACCATGATGGCAAGTTTATTTTAAGAATCGAAGATACAGATTTAGAGCGATCGCGTCCTGAATACACAGATAATATTCTAGCTGGACTCCGCTGGTTAGGATTGAATTGGGATGAAGGTCCATTTTTCCAATCTCAACGCCTCCATCTTTACAAGGAAGCGGTGCAAAAATTACTAGATCAAGGATTAGCTTACCGCTGCTACACCACATCTGAGGAATTAGATGCTTTGAGAGAAGGGCAAAAAGCCAGAGGAGAAGCACCCCGCTATGATAACCGTCACCGTCACCTCACCCCAGAACAAAGGGCTGAATTTGAAGCTCAAGGACGTTCTTCGGTAATTCGATTCCAAATCGCCGACAGCCGGGAAATTGTCTGGAATGATTTAGTGCGGGGGAAAATGAGTTGGCGTGGTAGCGATTTGGGTGGTGATATGGTCATTGCTCGCGCTGCTAGTGATGGTACAGGTCAACCACTATATAATTTTGTGGTGGTTGTGGATGACATTGATATGCAAATTAGTCATGTCATTCGTGGTGAAGACCATATCGCCAATACTGCTAAACAAATTTTGTTGTATGAAGCTTTGGGGGCGAAGATTCCCGAATTTGCTCATACACCTTTGATTTTGAATCAAGAAGGGCGCAAATTATCGAAGCGGGATGGAGTAACTTCCATTTGTGACTTTCAGGAAATGGGCTTTACTGCGGAAGGTTTAGTTAATTATATGACTTTGCTGGGATGGTCGCCAGCGGATTCCACCCAAGAAATATTCGATTTAGAATCAGCAGCTAAGGATTTTGGCTTTGAGCGGGTAAATAAAGCTGGTGCTAAGTTTGACTGGGATAAATTGGATTGGTTGAATAGCCAATATCTCCATAATATGCCAATTGAGCGACTCACAGATTTACTTATCCCTTATTGGGAAAAAGCGGGTTGTCAGTTTACAGGTGGGAGAGAACGGACTTGGTTAGAGCAGCTAGTGGCGTTAATTGCTGCTAGTTTGACTCGATTGGTGGATGCTGTGGAGATGACCAAAGTATTTTTTACTGATGGGGTAGAATTGACTGAAGAAGGCAGTCAACAACTACAGCAAGAAGGTGTCAAGACTGTACTGCAAGCAATTATTACAGCTTTAGAAAGTCAGCCAGAGTTGTCAGCAGATATTGCCCAAAGTATTATTAAGCAAGTTGTGAAATCGGAAAATGTGAAAAAAGGCTTAGTCATGCGATCGCTCAGAGCAGCATTAACAGGGGATGTACATGGACCAGACTTAATTCAATCTTGGTTACTACTTAATCAGATTGGTTTAGATAAAGCCCGTTTAAATCAAGCAATTAGCAGCAAGCCCTAA